The region TTTCTTCATCGGTTTTAATAGGATAAACATAGAGTGCCTTCAAAGGAGGCGTGAGAGCTCTCAGCACAGGATTCTTCGGGTACCATTCTTTGGTTGCACCAGTCCGAAGATCAAAAGTGCTGTCAGTTGTTGGGCAAACTATGCAGCCATCCTGTGAAAAAGAACAGAAAAAAGTATCGATTCCTTTATTCAACACAAAATAACATCAAGAGCAAGTCTACTGCTCGATCCGACACAACATGAAGCAACATATGCATTTAACtcattctaaaagcataatatATAACTACAAGTATAGGCTtcttgatttaaacaaaaaaccATTAACGAAATCAATTTTGATACAAATTATGGATGTTTCACACACGCTTGCTGCATATAAGCGTTAATTTGTCAAATGTGGTATCTTAAAGGAAAACGATTTCAATTTTCCAAGAACCAAAGATGCTAGTTACACTATCCACTTATTTGCAGTCAGAATGAATACTCAAGACTCCCAATGGCATCCGTCGACCTTCATAAGACAAATAAAAGCACATTCTTAGACTGTATGAGTTACTATATTGCAGAATTGTGTACATAAGAAAACTATTCGGCATCTGAGACTTAAGAAGCCGTACATTAAGATTTAAAACCTTCAACTTCGTAATTTTTGCGTGTacaagtccaaatgttcaaTCATCACAATTTCGACAAAGAAAAACTCTTTGCCAATAAAGGGGATTTCAGGAACAGAGTAACCATTCTTGTCAAAATAGGGCAAGTCCAGCACCTCTATTTGCCATAACCATACATATTTTTCCCTCTAAATCCAGTCTCCCAATCACAATTCAACCATAAATAAGCTATAAATCCCCACATTGTCACACATTCTCTTTAATCAACTGTGTCTTAATGATTCTTCATAACCCACAGACTACAACTTCAACAACTATTTTCTTATGCAAACGTTAAAGTTTCAGAATTTGTGCAGAGCAAATACTATTACAATCAAAAGTTAACCATACTTCACAGAAATAGACAAACCATCACTAGACAATTTTACTGATAAGCATACGTGGCACAATTATGATTAAGCAAAAACAAAACCTGGGTAAGCTTGGCATTAAGGAAACCTTCACTATAAGCACCTTCAGCAGGAGACCTATTCTCAACAGCAAAAACCTGATCTTTATACCAAAGCAACAAAATAGTCTCCCCGTCTTGAATTATGACTCTTCTTTCTCCTTTAGGCAGAGCAGCCAGTGGAACTACAGGAACCCAATTCTCACCGGAGCTGGGAGACTGCTCACTCACTGATACTTCCGCCGCCTTGCATGCAATTCTTGGGGGAGAGGCAAGTTTAGGAGTTGAAAGAGTGGCAAACTGGCATTTCTTGGGGAATGAACGATGAGGCAAGGAGATGGGTGTGCGTGACGGAGGGTTAAAAGATAGGTTTTGAGTGAAGGTGGAGGTGAGGTGAGAGGGAGCGATGGTGGTGGTGGCCATGGAGATGGAGGAAAGGAAAAGGACTGTGTCGGGGAAGAGAAGAAATGGAGAGAAATGGTGTATTATTCATTGGCCACATATATTGTGGATAAACATTTAGCAAACGGTCATTTGTTGGTTGGGGGTTAGCAGAATTTCGAGCCGAACGAGGTAACCGATCGAACCGATAATTTTGGTCCGTTTAGTTCGGCTAAATCAAAGGTCTGTTGGGTGTGAGTctctacattttttttattcggTCTGGTTTCATTTATAGCAATCGCATTTTTGACGGAAGTGTTCCTTTTCCGGTCAATGAACTTGTTTCTGATTTAGTTCGTTAATAAAATGCAATTttgattctcaaaaaaaaaactgaaattaatcgaatgattgaatatttttttgataatttatttgaaaaaagaaattaaaacagATTTTCTcagatttttaattgatttaaactcAACcgaataaaattaacaaataaaatatttttggcttggttcaattttaaatttttttataaccgTTTGGTTTCGCTTAAAGAAGATTTTTGGtcgatttcaattttaaattagctTAATTCCTtgaaaaacccccaccttgcatttttgttcgtttataccctaaccttgtaaaaacaccatttgtacccaattttgagtttttatgtttcatctctacccaaaaacattaaattgtactcttttcatttgaaaaagagtttaaaacaatccttcatttttaacttatatactaattagatattaatgttattgatagtacaaaaatatattcttcaaaaatttaaaaataataataatttttttaaaaaatatttccaattttttttttattttttttaaaatatttccgccaaaaaaattaaaaacaataatatctttttttattttttttattttataaaattaaaaaaattaattaattatttgaatgtatttgattattttttaagtttaaggatttatttgtatttttaaaaata is a window of Mercurialis annua linkage group LG2, ddMerAnnu1.2, whole genome shotgun sequence DNA encoding:
- the LOC126670228 gene encoding uncharacterized protein LOC126670228 yields the protein MATTTIAPSHLTSTFTQNLSFNPPSRTPISLPHRSFPKKCQFATLSTPKLASPPRIACKAAEVSVSEQSPSSGENWVPVVPLAALPKGERRVIIQDGETILLLWYKDQVFAVENRSPAEGAYSEGFLNAKLTQDGCIVCPTTDSTFDLRTGATKEWYPKNPVLRALTPPLKALYVYPIKTDEENIYISMKGGLKDDASAEIVFSGKAKPGVTASDVNVDEVRMVVDENSEGFGFIRKNEVINGKAAVIGFLLLLDFELLTGKGILKGVGFLDFLYSITNSFN